GGACATACGGCTGGGTGTCGCCCTTGGACCCGGAGAACAGGTACTTGCCGTTTTCATCCTTGCTGTTCATCAGCGAGAACAGCTGCTCTTCCAGCGCCGCCAGCTCGGAGGCATTGGCCTTGCGGTCGGCGTCGGTGAAACCGGCGTTGCCGGAAGTGACCGCCAGCTCGTTGACCCGTTGCAACACGGCACCGATCGAGTTGAGGGTGGCTTCGCTGGTGCCCAGGGCATTGCGCACGTTGGTGATATTGCCCTTGTACTGGTCGAGCATGTTCTGCTGCTGCTCGAGCTGCAGCAGGCGCGCAGCGCCGACCGGATCGTCGGCGGCGGTACGCACGCGAATGCCGTCGCTGGATTGCTCCTGGCTCTTGACCGTGTTGGCCAAGCCGCGCTGATAGTTGGCGCTGCTGGTGTTGTAGAACTGCGAAGTGGAGATGCGCATGATCTACGGCTCCTTAAAGACTGTTGATCAAGGTGGCGAAGGTTTCCTGGGCCGCCTTGATGATCTGCGACGACGCGGTGTAGTACTGCTGGAACTTGACCAGGTTGCCGACCTCTTCGTCGACCGACACACCGGATGCGGTATTGCGGCTATCCAGCGCCGAGGCCTGCAGGGCATTGGTGGCATCGGCGTCCATGCTCGCCTGGGAGGCCTTGCCACCGACGTTGGACACCAGCTTGGCGTAGGCATCGGTCATGCTGATGCCCTTGCCGTCGGCCCCCACCTCGACCGTGGACTTGGTCTGCAGGCCGATCACCGACTGGGCATTGCGGTTGTCCGCCGAGCCGGAGCCGGTCAACGAGACGGTGAAGCTGTCACCGTTCTTCGGCGCGCCGGTGATGTCCATCTCGAAGTTGAACTTCTTCTGCACGCCACTGGCGTCATTGATCGGGTTGCCACTGCCATCGACCATCGGCACGGACAACTGCAGCTTGTTGTTCTGGCCAGGGACGATAGTGCCGCTGCCGATGTTGTTACCCTGGGCGTCGAACATCGTGTACGCCTGGGGCGAGGTCTCGTTGCCGAACACCAGCTTGACCGGGGTCGAGTACTTCAGGCCGGCCTGCAAGTCGCTGCGCTGGGTGGCGTCGTAGATGTCCAGCTTGGACGTCAGCGTGGGCTGGGTGATCAGCCCGGTGCCCTTGTTGCCCGAAGCGTTGACGGCGGTTAGTGGCGCGGCGAATGCCAGGCGCTTGGGGTCGGTGAGCGTCGAGTCGATGGTCCCGGCGGCGTTGCGCGTCGGGGTGATCTTGAAGCTGTCGCCGACACTGGGGGCGCCGCCATTGAGCGCCAGGCTGAAACCATCGATCACCGGCGGCGGGTTGGTGCTGAGGTCGAAGTTGCCCATGTCTTTGCCATCGGGCAGCCGGCGCACGTTGTAGCCCGTGCCACTGGTGAAGGTCACCTGGTAGTCGTTGGTCGACAGCTTGCCGGTGTCCTTGATGGTCACGTTCAGGTTGCCGGTGGCCGGGTTGTTGCCCAGCTTGGGCACGCTGCGCTCGCTGATGGCCTTGGCACTGTTGATGTCGCCGAACAGCAGCGCACCGAACTCACCGTTCTTGTCGATGCCCTGGGCCAGCTGGCTGTTGATCGCGTCGGACACGACCAGGGCAACCCGCCCCAGTTCGTTCAGGGCCGGGTCGAGGGTGTCCTTGCGGTAGCGGATCAGGCCACCCATCTCGCCACCGCTGGCGCTGTCGGTGATGTCCATCTTGGTGCTGCCGCGGTTGAGCACCAGGCTCATGCGCGTCGGGTCGGTCGGGCTGGGCGCCGTCTCCAGCTTCTGCGTGCCGGTGCCCAGCACCAGCGATTGACCGTTCTTCAGGTAGATGTCGTAGTTGCCTTCACGCTCGACCACGTCCACGCCAATCAGCTTGTTCAACTCGCGCACCGCGCCATCGCGCTGGTCCAGCAGGTCGTTGGGCTGGCCGGTGATGGCGGCCATCCTCACGATCTGCTGGTTGTAGTCAGCGATGGTGGAAGTGAGGTTGTTCACCTGGTCGGCGATCGACTTCATGTTCGAGTTGATGTTGCTGTTCTGCTGGTTCATCTGCGCCGACAAGGCGTTGAAGCGCTTGGCGAGGGTCTGCGCGCTGGTCAGCAGCAACTGGCGGGAGGCATCTTCGGTGGGCTTGGCCGAGGCATCCTGGGCGGCGGTGAAGAAACTCTT
This genomic stretch from Pseudomonas entomophila L48 harbors:
- the flgK gene encoding flagellar hook-associated protein FlgK; translation: MASLINIGMSGLGAAQSGMYTLGNNIANADVESYSRQQIVQKTKGSQQVGQVFIGTGTTLADVRRVYNSFLENQLRTTTSLSADASSYLDQVAPLDKALYGTDTGITAALKSFFTAAQDASAKPTEDASRQLLLTSAQTLAKRFNALSAQMNQQNSNINSNMKSIADQVNNLTSTIADYNQQIVRMAAITGQPNDLLDQRDGAVRELNKLIGVDVVEREGNYDIYLKNGQSLVLGTGTQKLETAPSPTDPTRMSLVLNRGSTKMDITDSASGGEMGGLIRYRKDTLDPALNELGRVALVVSDAINSQLAQGIDKNGEFGALLFGDINSAKAISERSVPKLGNNPATGNLNVTIKDTGKLSTNDYQVTFTSGTGYNVRRLPDGKDMGNFDLSTNPPPVIDGFSLALNGGAPSVGDSFKITPTRNAAGTIDSTLTDPKRLAFAAPLTAVNASGNKGTGLITQPTLTSKLDIYDATQRSDLQAGLKYSTPVKLVFGNETSPQAYTMFDAQGNNIGSGTIVPGQNNKLQLSVPMVDGSGNPINDASGVQKKFNFEMDITGAPKNGDSFTVSLTGSGSADNRNAQSVIGLQTKSTVEVGADGKGISMTDAYAKLVSNVGGKASQASMDADATNALQASALDSRNTASGVSVDEEVGNLVKFQQYYTASSQIIKAAQETFATLINSL